In Lutra lutra chromosome 5, mLutLut1.2, whole genome shotgun sequence, a single genomic region encodes these proteins:
- the LOC125101091 gene encoding EEF1A lysine methyltransferase 2-like has translation MNSGTGGGGGGAGAAEPSRSGSPGEDGFARSALGTREHWDAVYERELQTFQEYGDTGEIWFGEESMDRLIRWMQNRKIPLDSSVLDIGTGNGVFLVELVGTFSIHVLKLILK, from the coding sequence ATGAACTCGGGCAcgggcggcggcggtggcggtgCTGGGGCCGCGGAGCCGTCCCGGAGCGGCAGTCCCGGAGAGGATGGCTTCGCCCGGTCGGCGCTGGGGACCCGAGAGCATTGGGATGCTGTCTATGAGAGAGAGCTGCAAACTTTTCAAGAATATGGAGATACAGGAGAAATCTGGTTTGGAGAAGAGAGTATGGATCGGCTAATAAGGTGGATGCAAAACCGCAAGATTCCATTGGATTCTTCAGTGCTTGATATTGGAACAGGAAATGGTGTTTTCTTGGTTGAACTTGTTGGTACTTTTAGTATTCATGTGTTAAAGCTAATTttgaagtga